ATCGCAGCAGGCAACCTGGATTTGGTGGTAAACAGGCATCCGGCCGTGGACGTAAGGAAAGTTCAATTGAATGTCATTCAGCCTTTCAAAGAACTGAAGGCATCAAAAGAACATTTCAATCAAGACAGGATAAAAGAGTTAAAAGCCAGGATAAAACAGGGAGAATTCAGAAAAATAAACAGTGTAATAGTTATAAAGAATGGGAAGATACTGGTAGAAGAGTATTTTAATGGCGATACCAGGGATTCATTACACGATCCCCGCTCTGTGGGAAAATCATTTACATCTACACTTTTGGGAATAGCTATAAAAGAGGGCTATTTTAACGACGAATACCTACCCTTAAGCAATTTCTATTCCTTACAGGCCTTCAGTAATTATTCGGCAGAAAAGGCCCGCATCACACTGCAGGACTTACTGACCATGCATGCTGCTTTCGACGGAGATGATAACGATGATAATTCTCCTGGAAACGAAGAGAACATGTACCCAACGGAAAATTGGATAAAGTTTGCGCTGGACTTACCATTAATAAAAAGCGGTAAATACGACTGGCATTATTTCACAGCAGGCGTGGTGGTATTGGGGGATATACTGAACAAAACCATTCCTGGCGGACTCGAGAAATATGCAGCAGACAAGTTATTCGGGCCACTGGATATCCGTTATCAGTGGCAATATACCCCACAACATGTGCCTAATACAGCAGGAGGCATCCGGTTGAGTGCATTGGATTTTGCGCGCTATGGTTTGCTGTATAAGAATAGGGGAAGATGGAAGGGGCGGCAGTTAATACCGGGAGAATGGGTGGAGAAAACATTTACAAAATATCAGCAGATCCCGGGAAAACCAGGGGAATATTACGGTTATCTTTTCTGGAACAAACAATATCAGGTAGGCGGAAAGACTTATGAAACCTGGTATTGTACAGGAAATGGTGGAAATAAGATTTTCGTATTTAAAGATCAGCCGTTGGTAATTGTGGTTACTGCCAGTGCTTATGGGCAGCCGTATGCACATTCGCAGGTAGACAGGATGATGAAGGATTATATTTTACCTGCGGTATTAAAATAGACTGATAAAATAAAAAAGCAGCATCCTGAAAAGGGTGCTGCCTGCTGTACGCAATGTTGGTTAAAATTATCTGGTGAAATAGGCTTCGTTCACTCCCATCTGGTAATTAACACCATCTGACACATAGCCGAGGTAGCTGTTTTCAAAGGAGTCATATTCTCCGAGAGAATAGGATTGCACACCTGCCGGTATTATCACTTGTAATGGATCTGTATAATCCCAGTAGCGGTTCATACTTGCTACCCATTGGGTTCTGTATACGCTGATATTAACTCTTTTAGAGCTGTTGAGTGTATACGGGATGGTACCTGCAGCATCCTGGTAGAATTTGATGATAAATTCATCTCTGGCATTATATCCTCCTAAACCTGAAGGATCTTCATTGTCGTAAATATTAATTTTTTCGATGCGTGCAAATGGAGGACCATAAATGTATGCGATCGTCTCAATATCACCGCTGGAAAGTCCCCAACGATTGGCGTCAAAGGTGCTGCCATCTAATTTGGTCATTTGTGGCAAACTAGGATTGATCACAAAATTCAGGTCATCTGTAAAGGAGCCGTAAAGCATAATGGAATTAAAATCAAACGTACCTAAATCATACCCGCTATATCCCCGTGCAATATACGTTTGGTAGTTATGTTTCTTGGCTTCCTTAATATTATCCCACTTTATAATGATATAGTTATCGCGGTCTGCACGGCTTTGTTCGTGGAACATTCCCAGGGCATGTCCGATTTCATGTGCCAGGGAACCATACCAGTCACTCTGGATGAAGTTGATGATTTGTTTACCTCCTTGTCTTCCGATTGGAGAGTCATTAACTGTGCTCAGTACAAATTCAACATAATCTGTCTGGGTTGTTCTTGGAACAAATGAGATATTCGTATAATACTCCCATTCAGAAATTGCATTGGTAATTTGCCATTGTCCCTGGGCAGTAACATTACCATTGACAGTGTAAGGGATCACTGATTTTTTATTTGTCGGGTTAATGCCTGACCATCTTTTAGCAAATCCAGCGATATAGTTTCTCGCGTTTTGGTCATTGCTGCCTTGTCTGAGCATTTCCAACTGTTCCTTTCCAAGTACGATATCCCCTTCCAGTACATATTTATCACCAAATCGCTCAATGTAAAGTGGTTTGCCGGCAGACTTCAATTCTATTATTTCGTCGGCTTCTCTGTCCTGGTGGAAGAAAGCGGCTCTTGGGCCTATGCCTGATTTTTCCGTTGGTGGAGTTGAAGTTTGTTGTACAGTGACATCCTTCTTACAAGCACTTAAAAACAAAATGCTAATGGTTAACGGTACAAAAAATAGTTTCATAGAGTTCGTTTGAGTTAATGTGGGTTGACATTGCAGTACAGGTTATCAAAATAACTGAAAGACGGGGGAGATTGATATTAATTTTTTGCTTTCCGGGGTAAATGCAGGGGGCGGCTCCCTATTATTTTTAATGGTTGAAAGAAGAACTTTTCAAGTATCTGCGTGTGGGTAATGGATAAACAAAAAGGCCGTCTCTATTGGTAGAGACGGCCTTTTTGTTATAATCTTTATTGGAAATTAGAAGCTATATCTAACACCCAGCTGACCTCTCCAACGAGCGGTGAAGTTGTTGATGTAGTATGGCGTTTCCTGGCCATAACCATTTACAACTCTTCTTCTGTCGTATTGGAATACAGGAGTTCCATTGCTGTAACTTCTGAAGGTGAGTGGAGTAGCTGCGTTGTTGGCGATGAAGTAAGTTTTACCCCAGTCGCTGTTCAGCAGGTTACCAACGTTCAGGATATCGAAAGTGATTTCCAGTTTGTGTTGTTTGAAACCGATCTGTTGAGCGATTTTCAGGTCGAAGATGTTTTCGAAAGGAGTGCGGGAAGCATTTTTCTTAGCATTTTCGCCTCTGTGTTTGCTCAGGTATTTATCGTTAGAGATCAGGCGTTCCAGATCTTGTCTTTGTTGAGCTTCAGTGCGGCTGTAAGTACTTGTGGAGATAGGATCAAACTTCATGGTAGCTACTTCAGAAGCTTTAGGAATGTAGATCAGATCGTTGTTGCCACTTGCCTGTAAGTCGTCACCGGTTGGATCAACTGTGTTGAAGTATACCCATGAGTAAGGAACACCGGATTGGCCGTTGTAGAACAGGGTAACTGTAGTTTTCAGGTTGTATTTAGGATCGCCGTATTTGAATGCTTTAGAAACCACACCCAGTACGCGGCTACCCATGCTGTAGTTAGAACGTGCCAGTTCCAGGTTATTCAGACCATTAACGTTAGGGCTGAAGCGCCAGTTGGAACCTGCGGTAGAAGAAGTACCATCATTGATACCGTAAGAGTCACCGTAAGAGTAACCAGCTTTAAAGAAGAAGCCGTTTCTGGTAACTTTGCTGATTTCAGCAGAGATGTTATATGCATAACCTTCGCTGGTATTTTTCATCAGCAATACCTGTTGGCCCCAGGCAGTTGTAGCCTGTTTCCATTTAGGACGCATTAAGCCACCACCCAGTGATACGCTATCAGGTACACCGTTGGTAACAGAAGGAACAACGTTCAGGTTCTGCCAGATGGCGTTGTTGATAGTTTTGCTGAAATTACCTTCTACTGAAGCAGTCATACCCCAAGGCAGTTTTCTTTCAACAGCGAGGTTGGTTTTGAACAGCTGAGGGAATTTGAATGATTTATCAGTCAGGTTGATGTTAGAAGGACGGCTGGTCAAAGTTGCACCCGCGTCTTTCAGGTTCTGGTAAGAATACTGACCGTAGAATGGATCATTAGGATTGAAACGGAAAGCAAAGTTATTAGGCAGTGCGTTACCGCTCAGAGAGATGTTAGTGTATACGTTACCGGAGTTAGCGTATTGGTTGGAGATCCACACAAATGGTACACGACCGGTGAAGATACCAGCACCACCACGGATAGTAGTTTTACCATCATTAGTAACATCCCAGTTAAATCCAACTCTTGGTGAGAAGAGAGGAGTTGATTTAGGAATGGTAGTGGTAGAGTAACCTACGATAGTTGGATCTTTAGAGAATGCTACGTTATCAGGAGGTGTGGTTGGGAATACAGGAATATCCACTCTCAGACCATAAGTCAGGGTGAAATTCTTTCTTACATTCCATTCGTCCTGTGCATAGAAACCGATCTGTGCAGCTTTGAAGCCGATACCGTCTCTGAGGGTAGAGTCAGCAGTGGTATAGTTGATCTGGTATTGTCTTGGTTTCAGACCATTCAGGAAACCGTTGATAGAATCGTAGGTGTAAGCACCAAAAGCACCCTGGATAAAGGTATTTTTGATTTTGTAGAATTCTGCGTTTGCACCAACAGTGATGGTATGTTTACCATGGTACATGGTCACGTTATCGGTGATAGTCCAGATAGACTGGTCCAGTGCGTTGGCAGTAGAAGAGAATTCAGAACCCAGGTTGATGGTACGACCGTTATCATTGATGGTAACGTTCGGGAACGGACTACCGAGGTAAGATCTTCTATCTTTGATATTATTGTAACCTACGCGGAAAGTATTACTCAGTTTATTGGAGAAGCTGGAGTTCAGCTCAATAACACTGGAGTTTGTTTTAGAAGGAAACGCGTAGTTATTGTTCATGAAGTTAGCGCTGGAAACACTTCTGGTGAGGTTGATATCGCTTGCATCCACATAGTTGTGACGTACGGTCAGCTTGTGAACGCTGTTGATGTTCCAGTCGATACGACCAAACAGGGAAGTAGAAGTTTTCTTACGTTCCTGGTCAGTGAATGATCCGAGATCAGTTTGGTAGGTAGTTTTTACGAAGTCGTAAATCTTCTGCAGTTCAGCAACTGTTACGTTAGAAGCACCAGTAGCCGGGTTGAAATCAGCCATGTTGTTTCTTTCACTTCTTTCAGCATTGGCGTAGAAGAACAGTTTGTTCTTGATGATCGCACCGCCGAAGGAAGCACCGTAAGTTTTGCTGGAGAAATCACCATATTTGGATTTGGTGGTATCCGGAGCTTTACCC
This window of the Chitinophaga sp. Cy-1792 genome carries:
- a CDS encoding serine hydrolase, which encodes MKCYFILLLIFIPGKLLSQGFVPDAGVKTPLHESNIGAVRFTAKEVPLTGSSAQDFLQTYELTNTSDLFFTAFMAHSLTNYLHQLGPELPADSLHKIGGYQFSIFVDKRLIYASRIQGAPLPAVRDSETVIRKPLIDNAAENGWWTQFFWRRFLYNGGDSALTDGRHLLRLEIRPYLRDTIGAIIAAGNLDLVVNRHPAVDVRKVQLNVIQPFKELKASKEHFNQDRIKELKARIKQGEFRKINSVIVIKNGKILVEEYFNGDTRDSLHDPRSVGKSFTSTLLGIAIKEGYFNDEYLPLSNFYSLQAFSNYSAEKARITLQDLLTMHAAFDGDDNDDNSPGNEENMYPTENWIKFALDLPLIKSGKYDWHYFTAGVVVLGDILNKTIPGGLEKYAADKLFGPLDIRYQWQYTPQHVPNTAGGIRLSALDFARYGLLYKNRGRWKGRQLIPGEWVEKTFTKYQQIPGKPGEYYGYLFWNKQYQVGGKTYETWYCTGNGGNKIFVFKDQPLVIVVTASAYGQPYAHSQVDRMMKDYILPAVLK
- a CDS encoding M12 family metallopeptidase, with the protein product MKLFFVPLTISILFLSACKKDVTVQQTSTPPTEKSGIGPRAAFFHQDREADEIIELKSAGKPLYIERFGDKYVLEGDIVLGKEQLEMLRQGSNDQNARNYIAGFAKRWSGINPTNKKSVIPYTVNGNVTAQGQWQITNAISEWEYYTNISFVPRTTQTDYVEFVLSTVNDSPIGRQGGKQIINFIQSDWYGSLAHEIGHALGMFHEQSRADRDNYIIIKWDNIKEAKKHNYQTYIARGYSGYDLGTFDFNSIMLYGSFTDDLNFVINPSLPQMTKLDGSTFDANRWGLSSGDIETIAYIYGPPFARIEKINIYDNEDPSGLGGYNARDEFIIKFYQDAAGTIPYTLNSSKRVNISVYRTQWVASMNRYWDYTDPLQVIIPAGVQSYSLGEYDSFENSYLGYVSDGVNYQMGVNEAYFTR
- a CDS encoding carboxypeptidase regulatory-like domain-containing protein, producing the protein MGFRKLLLTFSLLLITLFTFAQVTTSSLSGVITDAKGQPLIGATVKATHTPTGTIYGTTTRSGGEYTIPNMRVGGPYKVEVSFISYATESFNDLYLSLGTPLRLNAKLNEGSTSLKEVSITASKAVATGNGGTAMNVNRSTLDVLPTVNRSVQDFARLSTQASVSTNGKDGSPMGISFGGQSNKYNQFAVDGAVANDVFGLSASGTNGGQAGANPISMETIDQLQIVLNPYDVKQSGFTGGGMNAITKSGTNDFHGAAYMFLQNQSMVGKAPDTTKSKYGDFSSKTYGASFGGAIIKNKLFFYANAERSERNNMADFNPATGASNVTVAELQKIYDFVKTTYQTDLGSFTDQERKKTSTSLFGRIDWNINSVHKLTVRHNYVDASDINLTRSVSSANFMNNNYAFPSKTNSSVIELNSSFSNKLSNTFRVGYNNIKDRRSYLGSPFPNVTINDNGRTINLGSEFSSTANALDQSIWTITDNVTMYHGKHTITVGANAEFYKIKNTFIQGAFGAYTYDSINGFLNGLKPRQYQINYTTADSTLRDGIGFKAAQIGFYAQDEWNVRKNFTLTYGLRVDIPVFPTTPPDNVAFSKDPTIVGYSTTTIPKSTPLFSPRVGFNWDVTNDGKTTIRGGAGIFTGRVPFVWISNQYANSGNVYTNISLSGNALPNNFAFRFNPNDPFYGQYSYQNLKDAGATLTSRPSNINLTDKSFKFPQLFKTNLAVERKLPWGMTASVEGNFSKTINNAIWQNLNVVPSVTNGVPDSVSLGGGLMRPKWKQATTAWGQQVLLMKNTSEGYAYNISAEISKVTRNGFFFKAGYSYGDSYGINDGTSSTAGSNWRFSPNVNGLNNLELARSNYSMGSRVLGVVSKAFKYGDPKYNLKTTVTLFYNGQSGVPYSWVYFNTVDPTGDDLQASGNNDLIYIPKASEVATMKFDPISTSTYSRTEAQQRQDLERLISNDKYLSKHRGENAKKNASRTPFENIFDLKIAQQIGFKQHKLEITFDILNVGNLLNSDWGKTYFIANNAATPLTFRSYSNGTPVFQYDRRRVVNGYGQETPYYINNFTARWRGQLGVRYSF